The proteins below come from a single Halomonas binhaiensis genomic window:
- the arfB gene encoding alternative ribosome rescue aminoacyl-tRNA hydrolase ArfB produces the protein MLRLSSNVTIPAREIEITQIRAQGAGGQNVNKVASAVHLRFDVPHSSLPPFYKERLLAITDSRITQDGVIIIKAQRYRTFELNKADALQRLHDMITDATKTQKTRRATKPSKGSQKRRMDSKTRRGNTKALRGKIRD, from the coding sequence ATGCTTCGCCTTTCCAGTAACGTGACCATCCCCGCCCGAGAAATCGAGATCACCCAGATTCGTGCCCAGGGCGCGGGCGGGCAGAACGTCAACAAGGTGGCTTCAGCGGTTCATCTGCGCTTCGATGTACCACATTCCAGCCTGCCCCCCTTCTACAAGGAACGGCTGCTGGCCATCACCGACAGCCGCATCACACAGGATGGCGTGATCATCATCAAGGCTCAGCGTTATCGTACTTTCGAGCTCAATAAGGCCGATGCCCTGCAAAGGCTGCATGACATGATCACGGATGCCACCAAGACACAGAAGACACGCCGGGCAACCAAGCCCAGCAAGGGCTCCCAGAAACGGCGGATGGACAGCAAGACCCGCCGCGGTAATACCAAGGCGCTACGCGGCAAGATACGCGACTAG
- the aroE gene encoding shikimate dehydrogenase — protein sequence MTDRYCVFGHPITHSKSPAIHKAFAAETAQDMMYIAIEAPVDDFAGAWRTFVADGGKGANVTVPFKEDAYRLCDRLSDQARRAGAVNTLKLEADGRVYGDTTDGVGLVADLKRHGVQLEGARVLLLGAGGAVRGVLAPLLGESPSELHIANRTAHKAESLAADFTDLGNILGSGFDAIGGRYDVVINGTSASLAGDLPPLPETLFNDGAFAYDMMYSAEPTVFLAWSEARGARCVDGLGMLVEQAAASFAQWRGVVPSTAPVLSALREQLKA from the coding sequence ATGACCGATCGTTACTGTGTATTCGGCCACCCCATAACCCATTCAAAGTCCCCGGCTATTCACAAGGCTTTTGCTGCGGAAACCGCCCAGGACATGATGTATATCGCCATTGAAGCGCCTGTGGATGATTTTGCCGGCGCCTGGCGTACCTTCGTCGCGGATGGAGGCAAAGGAGCCAACGTCACAGTGCCGTTCAAGGAAGATGCCTATCGTCTGTGCGATCGTCTTAGTGACCAGGCCAGACGGGCAGGTGCAGTGAACACACTCAAGCTGGAAGCGGATGGCCGTGTCTATGGTGACACCACGGATGGTGTTGGACTGGTAGCGGACCTCAAGCGCCATGGCGTTCAGCTTGAAGGAGCACGAGTGCTGCTGCTGGGGGCTGGAGGAGCCGTAAGAGGTGTGCTGGCGCCTCTGCTTGGAGAATCACCCAGTGAACTGCATATTGCCAATCGCACTGCACACAAGGCTGAGTCACTGGCAGCGGATTTCACGGATCTGGGCAATATTCTGGGTAGCGGGTTCGATGCGATTGGCGGCCGCTACGATGTTGTGATCAATGGTACTAGTGCCAGTCTGGCGGGGGATCTGCCACCCTTGCCAGAGACGCTGTTCAATGATGGTGCCTTTGCCTACGACATGATGTACAGCGCTGAGCCTACGGTATTTCTGGCATGGTCCGAAGCCAGGGGGGCACGTTGCGTTGATGGATTGGGCATGCTGGTAGAGCAGGCTGCAGCATCCTTTGCTCAGTGGCGTGGAGTGGTGCCTTCCACGGCCCCTGTGCTGTCTGCCTTGCGCGAGCAGCTCAAGGCGTAA